A genomic region of Gemmata massiliana contains the following coding sequences:
- a CDS encoding tetratricopeptide repeat protein — translation MSKRVVAVLIIGASVFCAACFIGLIMLVKSAGERRDARRAVEEAREQDREREVGRAEAAAVFADPQAPTPAEGREFVAVLDELGRALQKEDGEAVIQTFDAERMFDEVNRRGALDRAGVRVGPREREAFVRGFRKAGVSIVSNPLFRWQRTDAHRVRWSPGRNEAVVIATHVNDLELIGRTKIKVRWWFVRGVDGWRVYDFEELSQGLRLTTVMGTFLTDNAAGRLPEVREAVQALREAMTAIVQRDVEGSEEALTRCRNVELPKPLTAVVCLIEAMLRLYRGEPAAAHEFIDRAARLAPDMPILDYLRATCFLETSENEKALKAIDSYIAQLGTDEDAEVLRGRALEGLNRLPEAKAAYRRAHDLDPDTAEALGALRRVLAPGELKELGERLARASNPRRVYDDVLLEGEPNEAADGVLLDALRKAKPDDPRGLADDIRRKVKAEKFDEAKTLMEHGLKAAAHRDRVEVLNSYLLAMASAKKLLKGYASVPAEHAPAAFRTLAGSFDDEFDPTGETPVDSLGSLKELVAAHRKRMPNDPWIWFYQGVIYEREKEYEKAAEAFATGGSRLPKPKAKDPDAEDEEASDEETFRWRRVECLFKAKKGLEAYEKIEPTADVFQQLARLYDQSEDFDGLAALLAAHRKRTPNDPQTLYWQGHLSFRKRDYATATVLFKKFLLDNDEKAQNRWLARSEYVRATLRVKPADAVKLLSEFGNETAPALRAAIAAASGNRPELERLLADATKRGGKLWFYSDEDFRNAINQEQWSDLRAKYPNPNPPPKGDD, via the coding sequence ATGAGCAAGCGCGTCGTCGCGGTGCTGATTATCGGTGCGTCGGTGTTCTGTGCGGCCTGTTTCATCGGCCTCATCATGCTGGTGAAGTCCGCGGGCGAGCGCCGGGACGCGCGCCGCGCTGTGGAAGAGGCCCGGGAGCAGGACCGCGAGCGCGAGGTCGGGCGCGCGGAGGCCGCGGCCGTGTTCGCCGACCCGCAGGCCCCCACGCCGGCCGAGGGGCGCGAGTTCGTCGCCGTGCTGGACGAACTCGGACGGGCGCTCCAGAAGGAAGACGGGGAGGCGGTGATACAAACCTTCGATGCCGAACGCATGTTCGACGAGGTGAATCGAAGAGGAGCGCTCGATCGTGCGGGCGTTCGGGTCGGCCCGCGCGAGCGGGAAGCGTTCGTCCGCGGGTTCCGCAAGGCCGGGGTGAGTATCGTGTCGAACCCCTTGTTCCGTTGGCAGCGCACCGACGCGCACCGCGTGCGCTGGTCCCCCGGGCGCAACGAGGCGGTCGTGATCGCGACCCACGTGAACGATCTGGAACTGATCGGGCGCACGAAAATCAAGGTGCGCTGGTGGTTCGTTCGCGGGGTCGACGGGTGGCGGGTGTACGACTTCGAGGAGCTGAGCCAGGGGCTCCGGTTGACCACCGTCATGGGAACGTTTCTTACGGACAATGCGGCCGGGCGGTTGCCGGAGGTCCGGGAGGCGGTGCAGGCACTCCGGGAAGCAATGACTGCGATCGTCCAGCGCGACGTCGAGGGGAGCGAGGAGGCACTCACCCGGTGCCGTAACGTCGAACTCCCGAAACCGCTGACCGCGGTCGTGTGCCTGATCGAGGCGATGTTGCGCCTCTATCGCGGCGAACCGGCCGCGGCGCACGAGTTCATCGACCGGGCGGCGCGCCTCGCGCCCGATATGCCGATCCTGGACTACCTGCGTGCGACCTGTTTCCTCGAAACGAGCGAGAACGAAAAAGCGCTGAAGGCGATCGATTCTTACATTGCCCAACTCGGTACCGACGAGGACGCAGAAGTGCTCCGCGGCCGCGCCCTAGAGGGGCTGAACCGGCTCCCGGAGGCCAAGGCCGCGTACCGCCGGGCGCACGACCTCGACCCGGACACGGCCGAAGCGCTGGGGGCACTCCGCCGGGTATTGGCGCCCGGAGAATTGAAGGAACTCGGCGAGCGCCTGGCGCGGGCATCCAATCCGCGAAGGGTTTACGACGACGTGTTACTCGAAGGCGAGCCCAACGAAGCCGCCGATGGCGTGTTGCTCGACGCGCTGCGAAAGGCCAAGCCCGACGACCCGCGCGGGCTGGCTGATGATATTCGCCGCAAGGTAAAGGCCGAAAAGTTCGACGAAGCCAAAACACTGATGGAGCACGGGTTGAAAGCCGCCGCCCACCGTGACCGCGTGGAGGTACTCAATTCGTACCTGCTCGCGATGGCGAGTGCAAAAAAGTTGCTGAAGGGTTACGCGAGCGTCCCTGCCGAGCACGCGCCCGCGGCGTTCCGCACACTTGCCGGTAGCTTCGACGACGAGTTCGATCCCACGGGCGAAACGCCGGTTGATTCGCTCGGGAGTTTGAAGGAACTTGTCGCGGCCCATCGGAAACGCATGCCGAACGATCCGTGGATCTGGTTCTACCAGGGCGTGATTTACGAGCGCGAGAAGGAGTACGAGAAGGCCGCCGAAGCGTTCGCCACCGGCGGCTCGCGCTTGCCGAAGCCAAAAGCCAAAGATCCCGACGCGGAGGACGAAGAGGCGAGCGACGAGGAGACGTTCCGCTGGCGCCGGGTCGAGTGCCTGTTCAAAGCGAAGAAGGGGCTCGAAGCCTACGAAAAGATCGAACCGACCGCGGACGTGTTTCAACAACTCGCGCGCCTGTACGACCAAAGCGAGGATTTCGACGGACTGGCCGCGCTCCTCGCGGCGCACCGCAAACGCACTCCGAACGACCCGCAAACGCTGTACTGGCAGGGGCACCTGAGCTTCCGCAAGCGGGACTACGCGACCGCAACGGTGCTGTTCAAGAAGTTCCTTTTGGATAACGATGAGAAGGCACAAAACCGGTGGTTGGCGCGCAGCGAGTACGTTCGCGCCACGTTGCGCGTGAAGCCGGCGGACGCGGTGAAGTTGCTGTCCGAGTTCGGGAATGAGACCGCTCCCGCACTGCGTGCGGCGATCGCGGCGGCGAGCGGGAACCGGCCCGAACTGGAGCGCCTGCTCGCGGACGCCACCAAGCGGGGCGGGAAGCTGTGGTTCTACTCGGACGAGGACTTCCGCAACGCCATCAACCAGGAACAGTGGAGCGACCTGCGGGCGAAGTATCCCAACCCGAATCCGCCGCCCAAAGGCGATGACTAG
- the rplQ gene encoding 50S ribosomal protein L17, whose amino-acid sequence MRHRKRGRHLNRNASHRRSLFRNLTRALITHEKIVTTVPKAKELRPIVEKIITLAKKANAVTAEAAGKGDAEEKKARVQALHYRRQAMALLGPTHGTGIWDKKDETTGDTVLKKLFREIGPRFADRPGGYTRILKQHYRRLGDASPTAVIELLKSGEKKVQLKAKQPVAPTAPAPVAPEPAAPETPAT is encoded by the coding sequence ATGCGCCACCGTAAGCGCGGTCGTCACCTAAACCGCAACGCTTCGCACCGCCGGAGCTTGTTCCGCAACCTGACCCGTGCGCTCATCACGCACGAGAAGATCGTCACCACGGTTCCGAAGGCCAAGGAACTGCGCCCGATCGTCGAGAAGATCATCACCCTCGCCAAGAAAGCCAATGCGGTCACCGCAGAGGCGGCAGGTAAGGGCGACGCCGAAGAGAAGAAGGCCCGGGTCCAGGCACTGCACTACCGCCGCCAGGCGATGGCGCTGCTCGGTCCGACCCACGGCACCGGCATCTGGGACAAGAAGGACGAGACCACCGGCGACACGGTGCTGAAGAAGCTGTTCCGCGAGATCGGGCCGCGCTTCGCCGATCGGCCGGGCGGGTACACCCGCATCCTCAAGCAGCACTACCGGCGCCTCGGCGACGCCAGCCCGACTGCGGTGATCGAGCTGCTGAAGTCAGGCGAGAAGAAGGTGCAACTGAAGGCCAAGCAGCCGGTCGCACCGACGGCCCCGGCGCCCGTCGCGCCGGAACCGGCCGCTCCCGAGACCCCGGCCACCTGA